One Candidatus Blochmannia vicinus DNA window includes the following coding sequences:
- a CDS encoding proline--tRNA ligase yields MRTSQYLLATLKEAPKSCKAISHQLMLRAGLIRQVSSGLYTWLPTGLRVLRRIENIIREEMSKIGAIEISMPIVQPAKLWKKSGRWIEYGTELLRFKNRNHREFVLSPTHEEMISEIICKEIMFYKQFPLNVYQIHTKYRDEARPRAGIIRAREFIMKDGYSFHVSQESLQSTYNNMYQIYHTIFNRIGLSFCVVQAESGRIGGRLSHEFQAYSENGEDNIAVPIILNNSGDFKLKGNASPIKIQAKIAIETMRLIEAPHVRSVEELINQFDLSIHQVVKTIIVRVKNKYVNNSCSLLGLVIRADHQISSKKVAMIPEISIPLSYIDPKDIHVLTGAHPNLLGPINLSIPYIVDYNVAIMSDFVAGSDVSGKYFFGVNWNRDIPLPKVADLHVVSPNNLYVNDDNMLLIHNCIEIGHIFQLGQKYSKLGLNYIKKNNKHNLIVEMGCYGIGITRIIAVIIEQNHDKNGILWPDAIAPFRLAIIPIDMHRSVNVRNITEKIYKQLLFAIGADILVDDRKEYPGTMFADIDLIGIPHVIIISDRCLVNQEVEYKYRKKNEIKKIKLETLIQYMVKKIVCS; encoded by the coding sequence ATGCGTACCAGTCAATATTTATTAGCTACTCTTAAAGAAGCACCTAAAAGTTGTAAAGCAATTAGTCACCAATTAATGTTACGAGCTGGATTAATTCGTCAAGTGTCATCTGGTCTTTATACTTGGTTGCCAACTGGACTACGTGTATTACGAAGAATAGAAAATATTATTCGAGAAGAAATGAGTAAAATTGGTGCCATTGAAATATCTATGCCAATAGTTCAACCCGCAAAATTATGGAAAAAAAGCGGTCGTTGGATAGAGTACGGCACAGAATTATTACGTTTTAAAAATCGTAATCACCGAGAATTTGTATTAAGTCCAACTCATGAGGAAATGATTTCTGAAATTATTTGTAAAGAAATAATGTTTTATAAACAGTTTCCATTAAATGTATATCAAATTCATACTAAGTATCGAGATGAAGCGCGTCCTAGAGCTGGAATAATACGTGCTAGAGAATTTATTATGAAAGATGGATATTCTTTTCATGTAAGTCAAGAATCCCTTCAAAGTACATATAATAACATGTACCAAATATATCATACTATTTTTAATCGAATTGGATTAAGTTTTTGTGTTGTTCAAGCTGAATCTGGCAGGATCGGAGGAAGATTATCTCATGAGTTTCAGGCATATTCTGAAAATGGTGAAGATAATATAGCAGTACCTATAATACTGAACAATTCAGGTGATTTTAAGCTAAAGGGTAATGCTTCTCCTATTAAAATACAAGCAAAAATAGCTATAGAAACTATGCGGTTAATAGAAGCTCCTCATGTCAGATCTGTAGAAGAATTAATCAATCAATTTGATTTGTCTATACATCAAGTTGTAAAAACGATAATTGTACGTGTTAAAAATAAATATGTAAATAATTCTTGTTCTTTGTTAGGATTAGTAATTCGAGCTGATCATCAGATTAGTTCTAAAAAAGTTGCGATGATTCCAGAAATATCAATTCCTTTATCTTATATAGATCCAAAAGATATTCATGTACTTACTGGGGCGCATCCCAATTTATTGGGACCGATTAATTTATCTATACCATATATTGTAGATTACAATGTAGCTATAATGAGTGATTTTGTCGCTGGATCCGACGTGAGCGGTAAATATTTTTTTGGAGTTAATTGGAATCGTGATATACCTCTTCCAAAAGTAGCAGATTTACATGTAGTATCTCCTAATAATTTATATGTTAATGATGATAATATGTTATTGATTCATAACTGTATTGAGATAGGCCATATTTTTCAATTAGGACAAAAATACTCAAAATTAGGTCTCAATTATATAAAAAAAAATAATAAACATAATTTAATAGTAGAAATGGGTTGTTATGGGATAGGGATTACTCGTATTATTGCTGTGATTATTGAACAAAATCATGATAAAAACGGAATTTTATGGCCAGATGCTATAGCTCCATTTAGGTTAGCGATTATACCGATTGATATGCACCGTTCTGTTAATGTAAGAAATATTACAGAAAAAATTTATAAGCAACTTTTATTTGCTATAGGGGCGGATATATTAGTGGATGATCGAAAAGAATATCCAGGAACAATGTTTGCTGATATAGATTTGATTGGAATACCACATGTTATCATTATTAGTGATCGTTGTTTAGTTAATCAAGAAGTAGAATATAAATACCGTAAAAAAAATGAGATTAAAAAAATTAAACTTGAAACATTAATACAATATATGGTTAAAAAAATTGTTTGCTCATGA
- the gmhB gene encoding D-glycero-beta-D-manno-heptose 1,7-bisphosphate 7-phosphatase, whose protein sequence is MNNAIFMDRDGTINVDKSYVHNINNFFFIENVIDAMIILKKMNFFLIIVTNQSGIARGLFTKNDFLLLTKWMIFYLKLCHVHIDAIYFCPHHSKGIVKKFKQTCLCRKPNPGMLLDAKQRFNINMTNSYMVGDTENDMLAGQSAGIGTNVLVCSGKETKKRPEKSIATWIIESLAFLPNIIRIHKNIKII, encoded by the coding sequence ATGAATAATGCTATATTTATGGACCGAGACGGTACAATTAATGTAGATAAAAGTTATGTGCATAATATTAATAATTTTTTTTTCATTGAAAATGTTATAGATGCAATGATAATTTTAAAAAAAATGAATTTTTTTTTAATTATAGTCACTAACCAATCTGGAATAGCACGGGGTTTATTTACTAAAAACGACTTCTTATTGTTGACAAAATGGATGATTTTTTATCTGAAATTATGTCATGTACATATAGACGCTATTTATTTTTGCCCGCATCATTCAAAAGGAATAGTAAAAAAGTTTAAACAGACCTGTTTATGCCGCAAGCCTAACCCAGGCATGTTATTAGATGCAAAACAACGTTTTAATATCAATATGACTAATTCTTATATGGTAGGAGACACTGAAAACGATATGTTAGCAGGACAATCAGCAGGTATTGGGACCAACGTATTGGTATGCAGCGGAAAAGAAACAAAGAAAAGACCCGAAAAAAGTATTGCAACCTGGATCATAGAGAGCTTAGCATTCCTACCTAACATAATAAGAATACATAAAAATATAAAAATAATATAA
- the accC gene encoding acetyl-CoA carboxylase biotin carboxylase subunit encodes MLEKIVIANRGEIALRILRACKELGIKTVAVYSTIDRDLKHVLLADETICIGPPPAMYSYLNIPAIISAAEITGSSGIHPGYGFLSEDANFAEQVERSGFVFIGPCAETIRLMGNKISAIDIMKKSGIMTVPGWSYELNKNINDNVSNFSYQNLHINYPIIIKSAYGGGGRGMCVVRKESDLQNAIRMMRSESKNIFNNDTIYLEKYLENPRHIEIQILSDGKGNIIYLTERDCSIQRRCQKIVEETPALGINSEMRQYIGESCVQVCYNIGYRGVGTFEFLYENDEFFFIEMNTRIQVEHPITEMVTGIDLIKEQLKIASGYSLDIKQHTVKSVGHAIECRINAEDSHSFVPSSGRITRFHAPGGLGVRWESHIYSGYSVPSYYDSMIGKLICFGETRDIAVARMKNALSELIIDGINTNIELQLRIVTDEVFQKGNNINVHYLENKLNI; translated from the coding sequence ATGTTAGAGAAAATTGTCATTGCAAATCGAGGAGAAATAGCACTGCGCATCTTACGTGCGTGTAAGGAATTAGGAATAAAGACGGTGGCTGTATATTCAACTATAGATCGTGATTTAAAACATGTGCTTTTAGCAGATGAAACTATTTGTATAGGCCCTCCGCCTGCAATGTATAGTTATTTAAATATTCCAGCTATTATTTCAGCTGCAGAAATTACTGGATCATCGGGAATTCATCCTGGTTATGGATTTTTGTCAGAAGATGCTAATTTTGCAGAACAAGTAGAGCGTTCCGGTTTTGTTTTTATCGGGCCATGTGCAGAAACTATTCGTTTAATGGGAAATAAAATATCTGCTATAGATATTATGAAAAAATCAGGAATAATGACTGTTCCAGGTTGGAGTTATGAACTTAATAAGAATATAAATGATAACGTTTCTAATTTTTCATATCAGAATTTACATATTAATTATCCAATTATTATAAAATCTGCTTATGGAGGAGGAGGCCGCGGAATGTGTGTAGTTAGAAAGGAATCAGATTTACAGAATGCTATACGTATGATGCGATCAGAATCAAAAAATATATTTAATAATGATACTATTTATTTAGAGAAATATTTGGAAAATCCAAGACATATAGAGATACAGATTTTATCTGATGGCAAAGGAAATATAATTTATTTGACAGAACGTGATTGTTCTATACAAAGGAGATGTCAAAAAATAGTAGAGGAAACTCCTGCATTAGGTATTAACTCTGAAATGCGACAATATATAGGAGAAAGTTGCGTGCAGGTTTGTTATAATATTGGATATCGGGGAGTAGGTACATTTGAGTTTTTATATGAAAATGATGAATTCTTTTTCATAGAAATGAATACTCGTATTCAAGTTGAACATCCGATTACAGAAATGGTTACTGGAATAGATCTCATTAAAGAGCAATTAAAAATTGCTTCTGGGTATTCGTTAGATATTAAACAACATACTGTTAAATCCGTAGGACATGCTATAGAATGTCGTATAAATGCTGAAGATTCTCATAGTTTTGTACCTAGTTCGGGACGAATTACTAGGTTTCATGCGCCTGGAGGATTAGGTGTACGCTGGGAATCTCATATTTATTCTGGATACTCAGTGCCGTCTTATTATGATTCAATGATAGGAAAATTAATTTGCTTTGGAGAAACGCGCGATATAGCCGTTGCTCGTATGAAAAATGCATTATCAGAATTAATTATTGATGGTATTAATACTAATATTGAATTACAATTGAGAATTGTGACTGACGAAGTATTTCAAAAAGGTAATAATATAAACGTTCATTATTTAGAAAATAAATTAAATATATAG
- the accB gene encoding acetyl-CoA carboxylase biotin carboxyl carrier protein, which yields MDIRKIKKLIALVESSNVSKLEICEGNKIVRITRFASTISSSSTCLPIAKNSEKSVCTSDIEANYNKDIKLIDNGHVIRSPMVGIFYITPSSDSNPFISIGQTVEVGDTLCIVEAMKVMNQIQSDKSGIVKAILLDNGQPVEFNEPLLIIE from the coding sequence ATGGATATTCGTAAAATTAAAAAATTAATTGCGTTGGTTGAATCATCTAATGTTTCCAAATTAGAGATTTGTGAAGGAAACAAAATAGTGCGTATTACTCGTTTTGCATCTACCATATCATCTTCTTCAACGTGTTTACCTATTGCAAAGAATTCAGAAAAATCAGTATGTACTTCAGATATAGAAGCTAACTACAACAAAGATATTAAATTAATAGACAACGGACATGTTATACGTTCTCCAATGGTAGGTATTTTTTATATTACTCCTAGTTCAGATTCTAATCCATTTATATCAATAGGACAGACAGTTGAAGTTGGAGATACTTTATGTATTGTTGAAGCCATGAAAGTTATGAATCAAATTCAATCAGATAAATCAGGTATAGTAAAAGCAATTTTACTTGACAATGGTCAACCAGTTGAATTTAATGAACCGTTACTTATCATCGAATAA